The Microcella sp. genome includes the window GCGGCGCGCCGCGGGGCGTGCATTCGACACCCGCTTGATGATGCCCAACGATCACCCCTCTTCGGCGAGGCTCGCCACGTCGTGCCACAGCAACCGCTCTGCGTGAGAGACTATCCGCATTGCGAGGGGACGTGAGGGCGCATGGCGCAGATCCTGATAGTCGAAGACGAGCCAGACGTGTTGCTGCTGCTCGAGAACCGGGTGCGGGGGGCCGGGCACGACGTCGAGAGCGCCACCGACGGTGAGACCGCCCTCGAACTCGTGGCTGGTCGCCGCCCAGACGTCATCGTGCTCGACTGGATGATGCCCCGTCTGAGCGGCATCGACGTGCTCGAGCGGTTGCGCGCAGACGACCCGCAGCACGACATCAAGGTGCTCATGCTGACGGCCAAGTCGCAGCAGAGCGACATCGACCGCGCCTACGAAGCGGGTGCCGACGACTACATCGTGAAGCCGTTCAGCTCGCGCGACTTCATCGAGCGACTCGCGGCGCTCGCCGCGAGCTGAGCCGCGACGTCGATCAGGCGGGGTCGATCGCCGTTCGGTGGAAGTTCTGCCACGACCGTGACGCCGTCGGGCCGCGCTGCCCCTGGTAGCGGTTGAGATAGCTGCCCGTGCCGTAGGGGTTCTCGGCCGCTGAGCTGAGGCGGAAGAAGCACAGCTGGCCGATCTTCATGCCCGACCACAGCTTGATCGGCAGAGTGGCGACATTGCTCAGCTCGAGCGTCACGTGCCCGCTGAAGCCCGGATCGATGAAGCCCGCCGTCGAGTGGGTGAGCAGCCCCAGCCGCCCGAGCGAGCTCTTGCCCTCGAGTCGTGCCGCCACGTCATCGGGCAGGGTGACCTGCTCGTAGGTCGAGCCGAGCACGAACTCGCCCGGGTGCAGAATGAACGGCTCATCTGGTTTCGCCTGCACGAGTCTCGTCAGCTCAGGCTGCTCTTCAGCCGGATCGATGAACGGGTACTTGTGGTTGTCGAACAGCCGAAAATAGGTGTCGAGCCGAACGTCGACGCTCGAGGGTTGCACCATGCCCAGATCGAGGGGGTCGAGGCCGATGCGGCCTGACGACAGTTCAGCACGGATGTCGCGATCGCTCAGCAGCATGCCGCCAGCCTAGCGAGCCGAATCGATCGACGACGGCGGCCGCCAGTGACGAATCTGCTCCATCAGCCCGCCGGCCAACAACCTCGGGTCGTGACCGCCAGAGCGTCCCACCGCGAGCATGCCGAGCAGTGCGGCTTCGACGAGTGCCGCACGCGAAGAGCCGAGCGCCGGATCGAGGTCGTCGAGGTCGACGGCACGTCGCAGCGTTGCCGTGATCGCTCGGCGAAGCGCCTCGCGATACCGATCGACCTGTTCGCCGCCATCGCCGCGCACGAGGCTGCGGATCGCGAAGCAGCCAGGGGGGTGCTGCGTCGAGTCGAGCATGTCGGCGACGCGGCTGACGAGCGCGACGAGGTCGTCGACGCCCGAGGTTCCGGTGATCGCAGGAGCGAGCAGGTCGTTCTCGGCGGAGTCGACGTAGGCGCGCACGCAACGATCGAACAGCCCCGCCTTGCCGCCGAGTGCCGTGTAGATCGTCGAGCGGTTGAGGTGCGTCGCCCGTTCGAGCTCGTCGACCGACGTGGCATCGCTGCCCTGCGCCCAGAACACTGCGGTCGCCCGGCCGACCACCTCGTCGAGGTCGTACCCGCTCGGCCTGCCGCGTGCCGCGTTTGACTTTTTCTGAACCATCTGTTTCATAATAGCATCACGTTATTGAAACACTCATTTCAGAAAGGCTGCATCATGTCGCTTCTTCCCCGCACGCTTCGCCTCGTCACCAGGGCCAACCGGCATGACCCCGGCGTCGACACCATTGGCGGGGTCGCCCTCGGCGGAGTCGACCCGCTCTCGTATCACCTCGACGGCGAGCCCTTGGCCGGAGACGAGCGGTGGCAGCACGAATGGAGCGGCGCGCAATGGTGGTTCGTCTCGGCTGAGCGTCGCGACCGGTTCGCCGCAGATCCCGAGCGCTGGGCGCCGCGATTCGGCGGACACTGCGCTGTCGGCCGCGCCACCGGAGTATGGATCGACGGCGACCCTCGTCACTGGCACCTCGACGGCGAGAACCTCTACCTCAACAAGAATCTCGCTGCCCACCACGCTCACGGCGTGCTGCGCGGGCGCATTCACGCACTCGACGCCGGCACCGCATCGCGGGTTCGATAGACTGCCTGACGTGCCGCTGAGCGGCGCGCGGGGATGTAGTTCAATGGTAGAACTTCAGCTTCCCAAGCTGATAGCGCGGGTTCGATTCCCGTCATCCCCTCGAAACCATCATCCCCTCCAAACCGAATCTCGGGCCGTGCCGAAGATCCAGCATGAGCACGAGGCGGGCACTGAGCACGACGACGGCTCGATCGCTCGTGTGCGTGAGCGCG containing:
- a CDS encoding response regulator transcription factor yields the protein MAQILIVEDEPDVLLLLENRVRGAGHDVESATDGETALELVAGRRPDVIVLDWMMPRLSGIDVLERLRADDPQHDIKVLMLTAKSQQSDIDRAYEAGADDYIVKPFSSRDFIERLAALAAS
- the dcd gene encoding dCTP deaminase, whose product is MLLSDRDIRAELSSGRIGLDPLDLGMVQPSSVDVRLDTYFRLFDNHKYPFIDPAEEQPELTRLVQAKPDEPFILHPGEFVLGSTYEQVTLPDDVAARLEGKSSLGRLGLLTHSTAGFIDPGFSGHVTLELSNVATLPIKLWSGMKIGQLCFFRLSSAAENPYGTGSYLNRYQGQRGPTASRSWQNFHRTAIDPA
- a CDS encoding helix-turn-helix domain-containing protein, whose translation is MVQKKSNAARGRPSGYDLDEVVGRATAVFWAQGSDATSVDELERATHLNRSTIYTALGGKAGLFDRCVRAYVDSAENDLLAPAITGTSGVDDLVALVSRVADMLDSTQHPPGCFAIRSLVRGDGGEQVDRYREALRRAITATLRRAVDLDDLDPALGSSRAALVEAALLGMLAVGRSGGHDPRLLAGGLMEQIRHWRPPSSIDSAR
- a CDS encoding YHS domain-containing (seleno)protein: MSLLPRTLRLVTRANRHDPGVDTIGGVALGGVDPLSYHLDGEPLAGDERWQHEWSGAQWWFVSAERRDRFAADPERWAPRFGGHCAVGRATGVWIDGDPRHWHLDGENLYLNKNLAAHHAHGVLRGRIHALDAGTASRVR